The following proteins are encoded in a genomic region of Brachypodium distachyon strain Bd21 chromosome 1, Brachypodium_distachyon_v3.0, whole genome shotgun sequence:
- the LOC100823614 gene encoding filament-like plant protein 4 translates to MDRRSWPWKKKSSDKSSNADASHNSNQPEQDEKVPKFVQISPETYAHLTDSEEQVKVLDEKVNVLNEKLSASQSEITTKDALVKQHAKVAEEAVSGWEKAEAEASALKVQLETVTLSKLAAEERAAHLDGALKECMKQVRTVKEEGEQKLHDVVFAKTKQWEKIKAELEEKLLEFEHELIRAGAENDALSRSLQERADLLMKIDEEKAQAEAEIEVLKSTIQSGEREINSLKYEIHVVSKELEIRNEEKNMSVRSADVATKQHLEDVKKISKLEAECQRLRGLVRKKLPGPAALAQMKMEVESLGVGRDYGDNRLRRSPAKNSSFHRPMSPMSPVPDFAFDNLQHMQKENEFLTARLLTTEEETKMLQEALTKRNSELQTSRSMYAKIAGKLRSLEVQMLNGNQRKSPSTPSMDIHFDGALSQNGSNPPSMTSMSEDGVDDEGSCTESWANALVSELSQIKKEKGTKGSVTEGSNRLELMDDFLEMERLACLPSEANCHGNTVDKMKTDGAEATLSGITERDGVKDLQSALPLPSTPSSKQQLSEGSPLLKLQSRISSLLDSESPQNNVGKVLNSIRNILKDIEEEADSMNGNKTYHADMVEVADNVSLMKQDESLHTGSKHAMDEEFIKAVLKIQDFVKSVDQEMSEYQGQSSDYDGLCRKIQEFSALVEKVLSNENVINDIILALSHILSETSEIKLAMLRDNTNEADSNNLDYVDKVTLLENKVQLVPLKDNISVTCPLIPHSSSDPEIVGPIDARFDIKTAVQLCSPEDYEQLKSEKINLESELARCSEMIEDTKFRFIEMQNNLEDLTSKLAASENSNSLAETQLKCMVESYKSLESRKVELENEIKVLQSKIDTLTAELTDERTSHQDDLARYKDLEEKMERYENERSPMHVDEVEDTKSKQEVEIAAAAEKLAECQETMLILGRQLQAMRPPAESIGSSPTQQRMEDFLQDNVGTTEGDYSQKPSAQFDTDQEMLGSGNVSPLNGYKTHMTPSDADGNPFLSTNSSKRPKHRSRSNSSSSFGNQLPEKQSRGFSRFFTKGKE, encoded by the exons ATGGATCGGCGCAGCTGGCCTTGGAAGAAGAAATCATCTGACAAATCGTCAAATGCAGATGCGTCGCACAACTCTAATCAACCAGAACAG GATGAGAAAGTTCCAAAATTTGTGCAGATTTCACCAGAAACATATGCACATCTTACTGATTCTGAAGAACAAGTAAAAGTCTTGGATGAAAAGGTGAATGTCTTGAATGAGAAACTATCTGCATCACAATCTGAGATCACTACCAAAGATGCCCTAGTGAAACAGCATGCTAAAGTAGCTGAAGAAGCTGTATCAG GTTGGGAGAAAGCTGAAGCGGAAGCCTCAGCACTCAAGGTTCAGCTTGAAACTGTTACATTGTCTAAGCTAGCAGCCGAGGAACGAGCTGCCCATCTGGATGGTGCTCTGAAAGAGTGCATGAAGCAAGTAAGAACTGTCAAGGAAGAAGGCGAGCAGAAGCTACATGACGTAGTCTTTGCAAAAACCAAACAATGGGAGAAGATAAAGGCCGAGTTGGAAGAAAAGTTGCTTGAATTTGAACATGAGCTCATAAGGGCAGGTGCTGAGAATGATGCACTCTCCAGATCACTCCAAGAGCGGGCAGATTTGTTGATGAAAATTGATGAAGAAAAAGCCCAGGCAGAAGCAGAAATTGAAGTCTTGAAAAGCACGATTCAATCAGGTGAAAGGGAAATAAACTCACTGAAATATGAAATACATGTTGTGTCAAAAGAGCTTGAAATCCGCAATGAAGAAAAGAACATGAGTGTGCGCTCAGCTGATGTAGCAACTAAACAGCACCTGGAGGATGTTAAGAAAATATCAAAACTGGAAGCTGAATGCCAAAGATTACGTGGCCTTGTTCGGAAAAAGTTACCAGGCCCTGCTGCATTAGCTCAGATGAAAATGGAAGTGGAGAGCCTGGGAGTGGGCAGAGATTATGGAGACAACAGATTGCGACGATCCCCTGCAAAGAATTCCAGCTTCCATCGTCCTATGTCCCCCATGTCTCCAGTTCCTGATTTTGCCTTTGATAACCTACAACACATGCAGAAAGAGAATGAGTTTCTGACTGCACGTTTATTAACTACAGAAGAAGAAACTAAGATGCTACAAGAGGCATTAACAAAACGGAACAGTGAGCTACAAACTTCAAGAAGCATGTATGCTAAGATAGCTGGCAAGCTCCGCAGCTTGGAAGTTCAAATGCTGAATGGTAACCAACGTAAGAGTCCATCAACTCCAAGCATGGATATCCACTTTGACGGTGCATTGAGCCAGAATGGAAGCAATCCACCTAGTATGACTTCCATGTCTGAAGATGGTGTTGATGATGAAGGAAGTTGTACTGAGTCTTGGGCCAATGCTCTGGTATCTGAGCTCTCACAAATcaagaaagagaaaggaacTAAGGGCAGTGTAACTGAAGGCTCCAATCGGTTGGAACTAATGGATGACTTCCTAGAGATGGAGAGACTTGCTTGTTTGCCTTCTGAAGCTAACTGCCATGGCAATACAGTTGACAAAATGAAGACTGATGGTGCTGAGGCTACTTTATCTGGTATTACTGAAAGAGATGGTGTTAAAGATTTGCAGTCTGCTTTACCATTGCCAAGTACTCCATCTAGTAAACAGCAGCTGTCTGAGGGCTCTCCACTCCTGAAATTGCAATCCAGAATATCTTCCCTTCTGGACTCTGAATCACCGCAGAACAATGTTGGGAAGGTACTAAACAGTATCAGAAATATTCTAAAGGATATTGAAGAAGAGGCGGATTCAATGAACGGCAACAAGACTTATCATGCTGACATGGTTGAAGTTGCTGACAATGTATCATTAATGAAGCAAGATGAGAGTTTGCACACTGGGAGCAAACATGCCATGGATGAAGAATTTATAAAGGCCGTTTTGAAGATTCAAGACTTTGTCAAGTCAGTTGATCAAGAAATGTCCGAGTACCAAGGGCAGTCTTCTGATTATGATGGACTATGCAGGAAAATACAGGAGTTCTCTGCGCTGGTTGAGAAGGTTCTGTCAAATGAAAATGTCATAAATGACATCATTTTGGCGCTGTCCCATATCTTGTCAGAAACTAGTGAGATTAAGCTCGCAATGTTGAGAGACAACACCAATGAAGCAGACAGTAATAATTTGGATTATGTTGATAAAGTGACACTGCTTGAAAACAAAGTGCAGCTTGTGCCACTGAAAGATAACATTTCTGTCACTTGCCCACTTATTCCTCATTCATCTTCTGATCCTGAGATTGTGGGGCCTATAGATGCCAGATTTGATATTAAGACTGCAGTGCAGTTGTGCTCACCAGAAGACTACGAGCAACTTAAATCCGAGAAGATCAATTTGGAGTCAGAATTAGCGAGGTGCAGTGAAATGATAGAAGATACAAAGTTTAGGTTTATTGAGATGCAGAATAACCTGGAAGATCTTACATCCAAGTTGGCTGCCAGTGAGAATTCAAATAGCTTGGCAGAGACACAGTTGAAGTGTATGGTTGAATCCTACAAGTCGCTTGAATCAAGGAAAGTTGAATtagaaaatgaaataaaagtGTTGCAGTCAAAGATAGACACTTTAACAGCTGAACTCACTGATGAAAGAACAAGTCATCAGGACGACTTAGCCAGATACAAAGATCTTGAGGAGAAGATGGAAAG GTATGAGAACGAGAGGAGTCCAATGCATGTGGACGAGGTTGAAGATACCAAATCAAAGCAG GAGGTAGAGATAGCGGCTGCAGCAGAAAAGCTTGCAGAGTGCCAGGAGACCATGCTGATTCTTGGTCGTCAACTGCAAGCTATGCGTCCTCCAGCAGAGTCAATTGGTTCCTCACCGACCCAGCAACGGATGGAGGACTTTTTGCAAGACAATGTTGGAACAACCGAAGGAGACTATTCCCAGAAACCATCAGCCCAGTTTGATACAGATCAGGAAATGCTTGGATCAGGAAACGTATCTCCTCTCAATGGATACAAGACTCACATGACTCCATCTGATGCGGACGGAAATCCCTTCCTTTCGACGAACAGTTCCAAGCGCCCAAAGCATAGATCGAGATCcaactcctcttcctcgtttGGTAACCAGTTGCCAGAGAAACAAAGCCGGGGCTTTAGTCGGTTCTTCACCAAGGGCAAAGAGTGA